The following are encoded in a window of Pyrenophora tritici-repentis strain M4 chromosome Unknown M4_contig_00022, whole genome shotgun sequence genomic DNA:
- a CDS encoding SerH multi-domain protein: protein MEKGYRLVHCQRLFGSRHGSQYFQVQPPDEDGPDVVPVDGAAAWAQVGEQMAKAWQDIERRAQTTIQEGERDEVNPWLERTQWLPYLVGMERPDLLACIEEPVAEPDARQEQQAEPVEAAIWAAMDGLARFSQASIIDRIGVFIRLEAIRTEMHQTRFQPLQPYMDKDAIVKHTRPWQQMLMFFARTQKEHAWKSPKYRFTRRQREAWEVLIEQAKRSIEGDEEDEAEDMDEEREELDEEMMDDIDVDSATINSIRSLS, encoded by the coding sequence ATGGAGAAGGGGTACCGGCTAGTCCATTGCCAGCGATTATTCGGGAGCCGGCACGGATCGCAGTATTTCCAGGTGCAGCCGCCCGACGAGGATGGCCCCGACGTCGTGCCTGTAGACGGGGCAGCAGCATGGGCGCAAGTGGGCGAGCAGATGGCCAAGGCATGGCAGGATATCGAGAGGCGTGCGCAGACGACGATCCAAGAGGGCGAGCGCGACGAGGTGAACCCATGGCTGGAGCGGACGCAGTGGTTGCCGTACCTAGTGGGCATGGAGAGGCCGGATTTGTTAGCGTGCATCGAGGAGCCCGTGGCAGAGCCCGATGCCAggcaggagcagcaggccgagCCGGTGGAAGCAGCGATTTGGGCAGCTATGGATGGATTGGCGCGGTTCAGCCAGGCATCGATTATTGACCGGATTGGCGTGTTTATACGGTTGGAGGCAATTCGCACAGAGATGCACCAAACCCGGTTCCAGCCGTTGCAGCCGTATATGGACAAGGACGCCATTGTCAAGCACACACGACCATGGCAGCAGATGTTAATGTTTTTTGCACGCACACAGAAAGAGCACGCGTGGAAGAGCCCCAAGTATCGGTTCACGCGGCGGCAGCGAGAGGCATGGGAGGTGTTAATCGAACAGGCAAAGCGGAGCATAGagggagacgaagaagatgaagccgaggatatggacgaggagagagaagagctggacgaggagatgatggacgacatagacgtagactccgcaacaatcaattcaatccggtcactctcctag